TCCTATTAAGTGTTTGAGGTAGACATGATAATAAAagatataaaaatgaaaataaattaataatcaatattatatttttgatatgataaataaattggactaaattaaaatgtttaaattGGTAATTATTTTAATGTTGATATCATATAGGTACTAATGTGTAAGTAATattaaatgtaaaaataattgTACAAGTatatccttttattttttacaattttagttTGTTCAAAAACTAGTTTTACCATTCCATAAAAAGaaactagttttaccaaacatttttttttttcaatcagacaacttttcagctttcagctattaGCCTAGTTGTCATCATGACTTTTGCACTTATTTTTGTATTGAGTTGAAGTAGCCCTTGTACTTCACTTCAATAAAAttattggcttataaaaaaaaatatagaaaccaAGTCTTCTTTGAAAAACactaaatttcaaatttaatacTCAGTGGACTAAGTTCCAAATAGTTTCCCCAGATGCTCATGCTACCTGAGCTTCATTATTCACCTTTGAGCGATATGAAAGAGGCATTATATGTTTAAGCGTATTTAATCATAACTATTAATTCAACCTTAAGTTGTCTTTCTGACTTTGAAAACTTGAATTCCATATATGCAACTctctccgttccaaaactattgtagttttagttttttcacaaagtttaagagttcattaattgatgttataatttgactgaaacacccttatttaatatgagttataagaaagagagagaatgaaaatcattggtcaactgattgatgagaattgtgattggtggaaataagagGTGGTGCTTGGGAGATACActattaaatgagggcatgaatgaaagagaatgagataaagtgatttggatatgtaaaacaacaatggttttggaacaaaacaaaaaagctaaaactacaatagttttggaacggagggagtaataaagTTCCTTTCTAATGGACTAAATCgaaaaatgagaaatttaatatattataatagagAAATGCATCCCAAAAATTATGAGTTCAGAGAAAACTAGTCTCAAGAGGGATCTCCCAAGGTCTTCTGCTTCTACTACTACTACTTTCTCAGCTAACCAACATGAACTCATGCATGAGACCCCTCTTCCACTTAAAAATACAAACACAAAGCTACATCCTTTGAAAGATAACAAGGATCTCCACACCAAAGTGAATGGGAGAGAAGCCTGTGTTACTTTACCACAATTGTGCGCTGCTCAAATTTTCCAACTTACAAGGACTTATGCTTCAAATCTCAGGGTGAGACCAATGAGTGACTCCAAGTTGAGCCCTCCATTATTGTTACCACTAGCACTGGAATATCACCCTCTTCTGTGGACATCACAAACCCAGTTACAATTGTAATTGCATCAACATCACTTAGTGGTGAGGGTAAAAGTGCAAATCATGATGTAGATTTTGATGCCATGTCCGCAGGCACGGGATTTGGACAAGAATATCTCCCATtagaatatgattttttttgaaaatttagaTGAGGTGTTTCTAAAGAAAATGTTCTAATTAGTTATGAACAAGTTACTTGAGTTATATTATGTGAATGAAAGAATAAAAGAACTAAGTGTATGTTTAGACAAtgtatttgaaaatttaagaaaaaaattgagttaCATCATTTCAATTTCTTGAATTCAAAAAATGTCATTTGgataaatcaattaatttttcttctttataattttatttatttgggtAAAGCAATTTAGTTCTttcatttataaaataattaccGCAATGTGAATCTCAACTTCACGCTAACAACACTTGTAGGCCATTCTTGATTTGCTGAGGCACGCAAGTGCTCTGGCTAGAACAATGGTATCTACTCCTTGAACGTTGGCAAAGTTTTGttgttttgatgatgacaacaacaccaacaaagaagaaaaaaaatgaagatctcAAGCATAAAGTTGAAGACTTGTAAGGTTTTATGCTTTATTATTACTTTATAGCTTAGATCCTCATTAGGGAAGTTTATAATTAGAACTGaagattattttttaaatcgTTATTTTATGTGTTCTAATAAAAGATGAATGTTTTCACAAgtataagaactaagaacttcagTAGGGAAAATGGTTTAAAAATGGTTTTTAAAGGTTTTCCATAATAAAAACAACAATTTTGGCAAATAGGTTACCATATGTGGGTATCAGGATACTGAAGAGAGAAAGCAATTAATGGTAATCGATTACCACAAAGGGGAAATAATTTAACCATTACTGGTGAGTGAATAAAACGTGTTTCTCATACGAGTTGCGAGTTGTGATCACTTCTCACTCATATCTCTCATATCTAAACCTCTTGATCTGATTCTAAAATTGTTTCCTAGCCTCTATAAGATTAAAAGATTTTTCATCATGCATTAACACATACTATCCAAGTTTCAAGATTGGGAGCTAATTTTCCTAGGGTTCATGAGTGTGTTCTTCATCAAGGGTTTTCTTTCTCATAGGTTTTAGGTTAGACTACCATCTTGCTGCGAAAATCTTCTGCTATCTTTTATCAATTGGTGAAATTGATGGCACCATAGGGTTTGGTGTGAGTGCAATAGTGCAATTAGTGTTCTTGCATTAGGTTTTGGGTTGTTTGGTACATACTCATTGAGCAACTTGGTGTGAGTCTTGTCATAGATGTTTTATCAAATAGTGGACAACAAATTCAGTTGCACCCttggactttttttttgttgctcaGCTGGAGAGTGAACCGGATAAAAACCACAGTGACATATTCTTTAACCCTTTCTCTTATGTTGTATGAACCTTCTTGATTTTAGGGCTTTAAAAATTGGGGCTTTTGTGACTTCTGATTAAACTTGTGCTATGAGATTaatgtatatgttgtttatcatGTGTGTGAATCTTATTCATAGATAAATTGAGATTAAAGTTCATTTTTACTGTAAAAATTAGAGTTTTCTTGACGTAGGTAACACATTACCAAGAACGCTACCATTCTCAGTAACAGGATACTAGGAACAGTAACACATTAACCGGATAGACTTTGGGGGCTGTTTTTGGTTTATATGggctggtttttttttcttcctagtTGCGGTCCCTTTTTGAGCTTCGTTTGAGTGCTTCTGTCTTTTGATCCCTTTTGAGTATGATCAAGACCGTGTACAAACATTTTGTAGCCTAAAGTGAAAATGTTAAAGTTATTTTCTTTTGACAATAATCTTAAATAGacttaatatatcatataaattattaattttttatatcaatATTCTAGCATTTTGAGCTGCGAAATCATTTATGAGTGTTTTATAATTAAGCAATTCTAACATTTCActttcaataaataaaatatctaaCTCATTCAATCTATCCCGTAACATTGTTGACCGTCCTTATATATGATTTAAACAATTTAAACTTTGAAAACCTTCTTTCATTAGTAGTATAAAACACTatctatattttaattttgaaaaactataGATATATCAATCATAAAAAATACTAACATGATAAGTaaacacaaattaatttttcaattttgtgaATGTAACaataaaagatattttatttattagcgTTTTCAAAAATGTAAATTTACTAATACAAATCACTACTACTAATAATTGTCAAAATTGCACTTATCATGTTGCACTTCTTAATTCTCACGTTACATTGCCCATGTTGCAATTAATATAACATGATTTTTCATTGTTTCATTACCTCTCTTAAGTCTCAATAGTATATATTAAATAGgtactaattttttatttttttggggcctaatacattttttattttttaaggcCTAAGACATTTGCCTCATTTGCCTTGTGGCCTATGCGACCCTgactagggttttttttttataggcaaatgttagtggttagttgttagtaagttagaaaatcccttcaaatttcccttccagtattcgaaccctggaccttcccctcccaacccttatgttctctagctcttaccacttaagttaACCCTCGGGGACATATCCTGACTAGGGTGTATATCCTGACTATTTTCTCATCATTATATCTATAcagatttttctttaaaaaaattaaaatattaagtttggtattgaattaaaaaatatttattaaaagtaAATACTTGTTTAGACATTTAAGGGATGTGGAGAATAGTAAAAGTATTTGCCATTAACATAGAGATGTGACACTTGTCTTAATTGCATGATAATACTAGTGCATATGTTTTGTATACTTCATTCATTCATGGGCTACGTAAAATTTCTTTGGTTTGATATAACCAAACCAAATGTTGCCTCCCCATACATCGCCAACTCTTCCTCCTTGTCGCCATTTCTTCATCATGGGAAAATGTGAATACCCatgtctctctctctttctctctctggtTCCAATCTTCCATTACCACCTCCATCTGTAAAAAATCCACCCTTTTGCTTCTCTGATATTGATCAACCTTTATTCACTATGAATCTACCCGTTTGTGCCTCTGAATTTTCCCCTTTGTTCTGTtatcaataataataaattttccaGATTGTAAATAAgcaatcaaaaacaaaaaacaaaaaacttttCTGATGCGAAGATGAGTAAAAGAGAGGGTCCCAATAAGACAAAGAATGTTGCTTTGGTTATAATTGTTGTGTTTTTCAGCTGCATTGAGGGGCCAAGGCTTGTATCTTGTCAGAAAAATGGTGCTGGTTCTGGTGGTGCTGGGATGGAGATATTGGCCCAGCAAATGTACAAAGCCATGTCCAATTACACGTCTATCTTCAAAAGTGCAATAAAAAAAGAGCTGGGTTATTGCATACTTGATGTGTGAGTCCCATCATTAACCTCAAAAATTGCAAATAACTTTCTTCTCTTGTAGTTTCAATTCAAATATATCACATGTCATTTTGTTTTCCTTCAGAGATGCTGATTGGGATGGGGCGTTCAATTTCACCAAAGATCTAACCTTTTTGACCTTGTGTGCCCAGGAAATGAAAGGTACTGCAATTGGGCTTGAACAATGACTATAATTTGAGATATGTGTATGTTTGTTAATGATAAATGTAAAGAAACTGAATAGGCACAGAAATATGATCATATATTGATAGAGCGATCATGTAATCTATATACCTAAATGACAAATCTGGTGCTATAAAGCTTTCGCTGTACGCGAGGTTTGGGTGGGGCCAGACTCATTTTGGGGATGTAATGTAGGCAGTCTTACCTTGTATTTACAACTCAAACTTGATTCAATGTAATGTATAAACATGATGGCCGATGGGTTAATCATTAAAAATGTTTAAGGGCATGCTTTATGGATTTTTGTGTTTCCAGCATGAATCCTTACTTTGTTGGCAAATTTTTGTGTTGTTTTTTGGTGACTTTTTTTTGCAGGTGATATTACACAGAGGATGTGCACAGCAGGAGAAATTGAAGCCTATGCCAGAAGTTTTGCTAGCAGATCAAGATCCACCATCATGAAGCCTAACATAAACTGTAATATGAGTTCATGGGTTAATGGATGTGAGCCAGGGTGGGGTTGTAAGGCTAATCAAAAAGTAGACCTTGACAGTAAGAAGAAGGAGATACCTGTTAGATCTGCTGAGTGTCAACCTTGTTGTGAAGGTTTCTTTTGTCCTCATGGGATTACTTGCATGATACGTAAGTGTTCATGCTCATACACCACCCATCACAACACTAAATTGGTTTCATTAGTCTCCATTGTCTTTCCCCTTCATTCTCCTTTATCACTTTTACACATAATTTtccattttatctttttttttttctcattagaTCTTCCACTCTCTCCCcccttccttttctttttctatttgtcTCTTCCTCACACCTGTCTCTCACATCACACCTCCAGTGTGAGACAATCTTTATACTTTCTGGGAAAAATTTCTCCCCACATTATGAGAGATACCggaagaaataaaaagagagatctGATGATAAAAAAATAGAGATAGTGAGAGAAAGTAGGTGAAAACGGGCTGGGAAAGAAAATGGGTTAGAATGTATCATAACCCTTCTTTGTCATGTGTATTTGACATTAATAAATGATTTTCACACATTTGATGTTAGACTTCTTTTACACCCTTTGATAATGTGAGTGTgatgagaagagaaaagagattTAAGAAAACATGGATAGAAAAGGAAGAGAGTGGGGTATGAAATTGAAATGAATGTGAAATATTATGTGTGAAAAAATCGTTCCTCTTGTTTATCATGCCCCATCACTGCGCTTCACTCCAAATATTTCCTCTTGTTTATTATGCTCCCAATGCATTTGAATGTTCTAATTTCACTtgttgccttttttttttactattgaAGCATGCCCTTTGGGTTCTTATTGTCCACGAGCGCAACTCAATAAAACTAGTGGAATATGTGAACCGTAAGTCCTTCCCTTGTAGTTCTACTTGTTTTGAATTCTTGTTTTTGGCATACTTTAATATTTATCAGCAGAATCAATCTGCAGATATCGTTATCAGCTACCTCCTGGAAAGGATAACCATACTTGTGGAGGAGCAAATATTTGGGCAGATGTAGCTAGTAGTGGTGAGATGTTCTGTTCAGCAGGATCATTCTGTCCATCTACAATCACAAAAAATTCTTGCAATAAAGGGTATTAATACTTATCCCTGAACTTCTAATTCTAGCACTTCTTCTTAAATTCATAAGAAGCTGTGTTgcacgggtacgggtacggtaccCGGTACGGATACGGTATTGGGTACGCGGTACGCGATTTTTGAAAAAACAGGGGTACGGGTACGTTAGATATATGTATGCACATGAAAAACTTTTTTTGTATTAAAGTTTCATTCAAGACAGGCCAAGCCCGGAACAAAACAAAGGGACCCAGATAGCCAAGGAAAAAAACATGTAATCACGTGGCTAGCTTAGCAATTTCAATTCTTCTGACACAAACACCCACTAAAGTAAAAAACTACCCACTTTCAATAAAGGCAAGTAGCTTTTGAGCAGAACACACAAAGTTTTGATGCAACCAAGAAAGGTAGAGAGAAAGAACCATTATTCATAACTACCAGAGCTAGGGAGGGTGCGATGGAGGAAGGTGGGTAGCAAAATGAGCCTGGGAGGAAAAAGGATACGGAAGCAAACTCCAGTAATCAGGATGAAGAAAGCATGGCTCGAAGCTCTCACTCACTTGTCTCTGTTCAAAAAATTTGccctttctctctttttttttttttttggaaagggtACGCACCAGGTACGTACCGTACGCGTACCCGCAGCGTAtgcgtaccgggtacgtacccggtacccggtacgggtacgcgGCCAAAACCGCCGTACCCATGCATCAGAGATAAGAAGTCACTTGTTTTATCACTGCTTGTATGTTTTCAACACTGTTCTGAAATTTTTATCACTTGTTTCTACTCATTTTATGTTCCAATGCTTAATAGCCCATTTTATCTATTATTCTAAGTTACTTCTATGTATAATAATAAATTGCAGGTATTACTGCAGAACAGGTTCTACTGCTCAAGAGCGTAAGTTTTCCAAGCCTGTTATTTGATCTCTGATGTGAGATGAAGATACCAGCAGTCATATTTTTCTATGGCCATTCTCACTTTATAAGTCTCAATTCTGTGAAATTTGAATAATGGGTCAGGGATTAATTATTATGTGTATAATCAAGTATTAAACAATCTTCATAAGAAGGCTTCAGAGTTAGCAGACATATTGACATGATGATATTAAAAGAAGCCTACTTTTGCAATTACTTGATGTATCTATTATTATTCATTTGATATATCTGATGGAAATATGCTTTTACCTTGGATGTGAAGGCTGGTCTGTGTAGTGCAAGATGAAAATTCCAGTGAtcctttctcttctcttgaTTTTTGCCTTCCACAGGGTGTTTCAGGTATGCAAGCTGTGAGCCTAAatcaacaaatcaaaatatcactGCATATGGTGTCCTGTTTTTTGTGAGTAATCTTTAAACATTTCATTCTATGAAGTATTGCTCATATATAAGTTCCATGACTATCAAGCAATGGTAGAACTTatcatcatctttttttttttctttcaatgaaACTTTTATGTCACTTTAGAGGCAATGGAGGATATTGCAGAATTTACCTTTGTTTAGATGAATTTGTAGCATGATTGAAGAGCATGCCCACTATGGTCCAGTATAACTAACCTTTCAATTTTCAATGTAGGCTGCCTTGGGTTTCCTGCTTATTATCATATATAACTGTTCTGACCAAGTTATTGCAACTCGAGAAAGAAGACAAGCAAAATCAAGAGAAAGGGCTGCAGCAAGTGTGAGAGAATCACAAGCGCGTGAAAAATGGAAAACTGCAAAAGAAACTGCCAAGAAGCATGCAGTTGGATTGCAATCACAATTATCGCGCACATTTTCTCGCAAGAAAACTTCAAAGCTagatttgaaaggttttggTTCTAAACATACAGACTTGCCACCTGTGGCACCAGCAGGTGCTAGTACatcaaaaggaaagaaaaaggacAAAAGCAACCTCACAAACATAATAAATGATATTGAGCAAGACCCTGATAGTCAAGAAGGCTTCAATGTTCAGATAGGAGATAAGAATGTCAAAAAGCATGCACCAAGGGGTAAACAATTGCATACTCAGAGCCAGATTTTCAAGTATGCATATGGTCAGATTGAAAAGGAAAAGGCTTTACAGGAACAAACTAAAAACATGACCTTCTCTGGAGTAATTTCAATGGCTAATGACATTGAGATAAGGAAGAGGCCAACCATTGAGGTTGCTTTTAAAGACTTAACCCTCACTTTGAAAGGGAAAAACAAACATCTATTGAGATGTGTGACTGGTAAATTACATCCCGGCCGTGTTTCAGCAGTCATGGGTCCATCCGGGGCTGGTAAGACAACATTTCTTTCTGCTTTAACTGGAAAAGCAACTGGATGTCACACAACTGGTCAAGTTCTTGTGAACGGCAAGGAATCATCAATGCGATCATACAAGAAGATCATTGGCTTTGTGCCACAAGATGATATTGTCCATGGCAATTTGACAGTGGAGGAGAATCTGTGGTTCAGTGCCAGATGCAGGTATAGCACTTTCTCTTGCATGAAGCTGGTAATTTTTTAGCTACTCTTATTCATATGCATTGCAGATCAGAGGCTTAagaatgcatttttttttgctaatgaGTATTCTCCTTTCACTTTTTACTATATCTATCTGCCATTGTAGACTCTCTGCTGATCTACCAAAAGAAGAGAAAGTGTTGGTGGTTGAAAGAGTCATTGAGTCTTTGGGCCTTCAGGCAATAAGGGATTCTCTGGTTGGGACAGTGGAGAAGAGAGGAATCTCTGGAGGTCAAAGGAAAAGAGTAAACGTTGGACTGGAAATGGTTATGGAACCTTCCCTTCTAATTTTGGATGAACCCACATCAGGTTTAGACAGTTCATCTTCTCAGTTACTGCTTAGAGCCCTTAGACGCGAGGCTCTTGAAGGTGTCAACATATGTGTAGTCCTTCACCAACCAAGGTAATTTTGAATTAAGAAATAATACTTAGACACTCAAACAGTATAAACACTCGACATACACCctatttttctctctatctctctatacttatcatatttatatcatatatcaaatccattatttctctttcttctctttgtCGGGTATCTGCACTATGCGGATGTTTGTCGAGTATCTGCACTATGCGGATGTCTAGAAATCGTTTTCCTGAAATATGAAAACAATTTTGCTATAGAGACCACGACGCAACAGTTGTCACTTGTCCAAAATAACACTTCCCCTCTCTTTCTTGTGTGATCTCCAGTTACACCTTGTTCAAAATGTTTGATGATTTTATACTGCTTGCAAAAGGAGGACTTACAGTGTATCATGGACCTGTGAACAAAGTGGAAGAGTACTTTTCAAGCATGGGAATTGTAGTCCCTGACCGTGTCAACCCTCCAGATTACTATATTGATATTTTGGAAGGAATAATAAAACTAAGCGCAAGTTCAGGAGTGAACCTTAAACAACTACCTGTTAGATGGATGCTTCATAATGGGTACCCGGTGCCTATGGATATGCTGAAGACTGTTGAAGGATTGACCACCCCAGGTGGTGATGGTTCAGCACATGGAGCAGCTACCCCTGGACaagatgctggagcatcttctTTTGCTGGAGAACTTTGGCAGGATGTGAAGTGCAATGTTGAGATGAAGAGGGACACTCTTCAACTCAACTTCCTAAGTTCAAACGACGACTTGTCCGATAGGAAAACACCTGGAGCTTTCACACAATACAAATACTTTCTTGGAAGGtaagttacaacttacaagagTGAGAATGTTTCAGCTAATTgtcaaaatttgatttttgactTCATCTTGGTTCCATGCAGAGTTGGTAAGCAGAGGCTAAGAGAAGCTAGAACACAAGCTGTAGATTTTCTGATTTTGCTGCTAGCTGGCCTCTGCTTAGGAACACTTGCCAAAGTGAGTG
This portion of the Lotus japonicus ecotype B-129 chromosome 3, LjGifu_v1.2 genome encodes:
- the LOC130747254 gene encoding ABC transporter G family member 28 isoform X2, which encodes MSLGGKRIRKQTPVIRMKKAWLEALTHLSLFKKFALSLFFFFFGKGTHQVRTVRVPAAYAYRVRTRYPVRVRGQNRRTHASEIRSHLFYHCLYYCRTGSTAQERCFRYASCEPKSTNQNITAYGVLFFAALGFLLIIIYNCSDQVIATRERRQAKSRERAAASVRESQAREKWKTAKETAKKHAVGLQSQLSRTFSRKKTSKLDLKGFGSKHTDLPPVAPAGASTSKGKKKDKSNLTNIINDIEQDPDSQEGFNVQIGDKNVKKHAPRGKQLHTQSQIFKYAYGQIEKEKALQEQTKNMTFSGVISMANDIEIRKRPTIEVAFKDLTLTLKGKNKHLLRCVTGKLHPGRVSAVMGPSGAGKTTFLSALTGKATGCHTTGQVLVNGKESSMRSYKKIIGFVPQDDIVHGNLTVEENLWFSARCRLSADLPKEEKVLVVERVIESLGLQAIRDSLVGTVEKRGISGGQRKRVNVGLEMVMEPSLLILDEPTSGLDSSSSQLLLRALRREALEGVNICVVLHQPSYTLFKMFDDFILLAKGGLTVYHGPVNKVEEYFSSMGIVVPDRVNPPDYYIDILEGIIKLSASSGVNLKQLPVRWMLHNGYPVPMDMLKTVEGLTTPGGDGSAHGAATPGQDAGASSFAGELWQDVKCNVEMKRDTLQLNFLSSNDDLSDRKTPGAFTQYKYFLGRVGKQRLREARTQAVDFLILLLAGLCLGTLAKVSDESFGATGYTYTVIAVSLLSKIAAMRSFSMDKLHYWRESASGMSSLAYFLSKDTVDHFSTVVKPLFYLSMFYFFNNPRSTVTDNYMVLLCLVYCVTGIAYVLAISLQPGPAQLWSVLLPVVLTLVATYDNEEDSSIVRFLSDLCYTKWALEAFVISNAKRYSGVWLISRCGALNSYGYDLKHYNYCLLLLVVTGAISRMLAFFCMVTFQKK
- the LOC130747254 gene encoding ABC transporter G family member 28 isoform X1 codes for the protein MSKREGPNKTKNVALVIIVVFFSCIEGPRLVSCQKNGAGSGGAGMEILAQQMYKAMSNYTSIFKSAIKKELGYCILDVDADWDGAFNFTKDLTFLTLCAQEMKGDITQRMCTAGEIEAYARSFASRSRSTIMKPNINCNMSSWVNGCEPGWGCKANQKVDLDSKKKEIPVRSAECQPCCEGFFCPHGITCMIPCPLGSYCPRAQLNKTSGICEPYRYQLPPGKDNHTCGGANIWADVASSGEMFCSAGSFCPSTITKNSCNKGYYCRTGSTAQERCFRYASCEPKSTNQNITAYGVLFFAALGFLLIIIYNCSDQVIATRERRQAKSRERAAASVRESQAREKWKTAKETAKKHAVGLQSQLSRTFSRKKTSKLDLKGFGSKHTDLPPVAPAGASTSKGKKKDKSNLTNIINDIEQDPDSQEGFNVQIGDKNVKKHAPRGKQLHTQSQIFKYAYGQIEKEKALQEQTKNMTFSGVISMANDIEIRKRPTIEVAFKDLTLTLKGKNKHLLRCVTGKLHPGRVSAVMGPSGAGKTTFLSALTGKATGCHTTGQVLVNGKESSMRSYKKIIGFVPQDDIVHGNLTVEENLWFSARCRLSADLPKEEKVLVVERVIESLGLQAIRDSLVGTVEKRGISGGQRKRVNVGLEMVMEPSLLILDEPTSGLDSSSSQLLLRALRREALEGVNICVVLHQPSYTLFKMFDDFILLAKGGLTVYHGPVNKVEEYFSSMGIVVPDRVNPPDYYIDILEGIIKLSASSGVNLKQLPVRWMLHNGYPVPMDMLKTVEGLTTPGGDGSAHGAATPGQDAGASSFAGELWQDVKCNVEMKRDTLQLNFLSSNDDLSDRKTPGAFTQYKYFLGRVGKQRLREARTQAVDFLILLLAGLCLGTLAKVSDESFGATGYTYTVIAVSLLSKIAAMRSFSMDKLHYWRESASGMSSLAYFLSKDTVDHFSTVVKPLFYLSMFYFFNNPRSTVTDNYMVLLCLVYCVTGIAYVLAISLQPGPAQLWSVLLPVVLTLVATYDNEEDSSIVRFLSDLCYTKWALEAFVISNAKRYSGVWLISRCGALNSYGYDLKHYNYCLLLLVVTGAISRMLAFFCMVTFQKK